Sequence from the Lysobacter solisilvae genome:
AGGGCGCTGTGTGAAGCGAGGAAGAAGTCGGCCGGCGGCTCAGTGCCACGCCGGGACGATGGGGACGCCAATGAAAAACGCCCGCTTCGCAGCGGGCGTCGTTCATGGCGCGGCGACCGGATCAAGGGCGCCAGGTCTCCCGGCACACTCAATCCGCACCTGCCCTCAGAAGCTGATGCTCCAGCTGTCGATCTTGCCCGTATCACCCGTGGCATTGTCGTTGGCGCGCAGCTTCCACGTGCCGTTGAGGGCTTCCGACGACAGGTTCACCGTATAGGTCTGGATGATGTTGTCCGCACTGCCGCCCGAACGGTTGTGCAGCAGGTAGGCGGTGCCATCCGGGGCGATGAGCTGGACCTTCAGGTCGCCCTTGTAGGTGTGCAGGATGTTCACCGCCACCGCCGTGTTGCTCGGGGCGTTGCCCGCACGGCCCGCGACCACGATCGGACTGTCGACCGTCGCGTTGTCATTGATGGTGAAATCGGCGGGGTTGGTATAGGTCGTCTTCACCTGCGAGACGACCACCGACTTGGTCACGCTGTGGGTGGCGCCGTCGTCATCGGTCACGGTCAGCGTCACGCTGTAGGTGCCCGCCGCAGCGAAGGTCTTGAGCGGGCTGGTCGCGGTCGACGTGGTGCTGTCGCCGAAGTTCCAGCTGCGCGACACGATCGTGCCGTCGCTGTCGGTGGAGCTGTCGGTGAAGGTCACCGCCAGGTTGCTGGCAGTGGAGCTGAAGTTCGCCACCGGCGCGGCGTTGACTGCCGGCGTGGCGCGGAACGCGGCGACCGTGGCCTTGCGCTCGATCAGCACGCGGCGGTTGTCGCTCTGGTTGGCGTTGCCCATGGCCACGCCGTTGTAGGTGATTTCGGGGCTGGACCAGTAGTTCAGGCGCGGGCACCCGCCGGTGCAGGCGTAGGCCATGATCGTGCGCCAGCTGTTGCCGTACTGGTAGCCGTGGCCATAGGTGTAGATGCTGTTGCTGCCGTTGACCGGGTCGTGGTGCGCGCCCATGTTGTGGCCGATCTCGTGCGCGAAGCTGTAGTAGCCGGTGGCGCAGTTCCAGGCCACCGCCACGAAGGCGCTGCTGGCGCCGGAATTGAGGTAACCCAGGCCGCAGTACTGGGTGTTGTTGATGATCAGCGCGTTGACGTCGGCGCCGATCGAATCACGGGTGGCGTGGTAGCTGTCCAGGTATCCGTCGTTGGTGCCGCTGAAACGCGACAGGTCCGTATCGAAGCTGCCGGATTCGGAGTAGCTGGAGGCGTAGTACCCCGCCAGTTCCATGGTGATGCCGATGTTGGAGTTCGCGTAACCGGCATTGGTTTCAGCCACCGCAAGCTCCATCAGCGCCCGCATGTCGCCGGTATAAGCGGCCACGGCCTGCTGGCTGGCCACCACCATCACGCGGAGGGTCTGCGTCGCACCTGGCGCGGTGTCGGCGACGACCGCCGGCCTGCGCAGCTTGTGCTGCCGCATGGCCTGGTCGAACATCGCGCGGTAGCTGTCGGGGTGGTCGGCAGGCATGGCCGATTCGTCGACCTCGATCACCGCGTGCTCGCCGCCGGGCAGCGGCTGGATGCGGTAGAGCGTGCCCTTGACGCGGACACTTCCGGTGATGCCGTTGCCACGGCGCACCAGGATCACCGAGTTCAGCTCATCGCGGCGCACTTCCTTGTTGATCGCCGGACGCGGCTTGGCATCCTTGAGATGGCCGGTCCAGACCTGGCTGCCGCTGGCGTTGACCTGGGCCTTGTCGAGCACGGCCGTGACGTTGACCCGCCCCAGGTCGAGGTCGAGTTCGCGCGTGGCAGCGTTGACGGCCGAGACGTCGGCGCGCGCGACGCGCATCGTTGCGGTCTCCGGGCGGTCGGCGATCATCCGCGCGGCGCGGTTGGCCGCGGCCTGCGGCTGGGCCGGCGTCGCCACGAACAGCGGTCGGCCGGCGAGGACGCTGCCGGACATTGCCAGCGCCGCGATACCGACGGCAAAACGAATGGCCTGCTTTTTCACTGCTGCTCCATGGATGACTGGACCGGATAGGGCGCCCGCAATCGCACCCGGACCATCGCTCGGCCCGGACAGGAATTGGGGGAAGTCGCGGGAGAGTATCCCAACCGGCACCCGGCGAAAAGTGGGAGCGCGGCCACACTTTTCCTCGGTCGAACAGGCGGTCCTGATGGCCCCGGGTAAACGCCACTGCGGACGCGGGCCAGGGCCGCGTGCCCGGGGTGGAGGCTGCGAAATTCGGACTGGGCACCCGGATGCGCCTGCCGCATCCGGCCCACAGCACCGCCGTCAGCGGACGACCTTCCACCCCACCAGCGAACCCACCGGCTGCAGCTGGTTCTTGTCGGCCGATCGCCAGATGACGTTCTCGCCGGTGCTGGCATTGCGCCACATCAGGTCCGCGCGACCGTCGCCGTTGTAATCGCCTACGGCGGCCAGGGTCGTGTGCACCGGCACGGCGGCAATCAGGACGCGGCGTGCGCTGAGCCCGGACAGCCACAGTTCGTTCGCGCCGGTGGCGCTGTTCCTCCAGACCAGGTCGTCGGTGCCGTCGCCGTTGAAGTCCCCCACGCCGGCCACCTGCCACTGCTGGCT
This genomic interval carries:
- a CDS encoding M12 family metallo-peptidase, with protein sequence MKKQAIRFAVGIAALAMSGSVLAGRPLFVATPAQPQAAANRAARMIADRPETATMRVARADVSAVNAATRELDLDLGRVNVTAVLDKAQVNASGSQVWTGHLKDAKPRPAINKEVRRDELNSVILVRRGNGITGSVRVKGTLYRIQPLPGGEHAVIEVDESAMPADHPDSYRAMFDQAMRQHKLRRPAVVADTAPGATQTLRVMVVASQQAVAAYTGDMRALMELAVAETNAGYANSNIGITMELAGYYASSYSESGSFDTDLSRFSGTNDGYLDSYHATRDSIGADVNALIINNTQYCGLGYLNSGASSAFVAVAWNCATGYYSFAHEIGHNMGAHHDPVNGSNSIYTYGHGYQYGNSWRTIMAYACTGGCPRLNYWSSPEITYNGVAMGNANQSDNRRVLIERKATVAAFRATPAVNAAPVANFSSTASNLAVTFTDSSTDSDGTIVSRSWNFGDSTTSTATSPLKTFAAAGTYSVTLTVTDDDGATHSVTKSVVVSQVKTTYTNPADFTINDNATVDSPIVVAGRAGNAPSNTAVAVNILHTYKGDLKVQLIAPDGTAYLLHNRSGGSADNIIQTYTVNLSSEALNGTWKLRANDNATGDTGKIDSWSISF